The Lentzea guizhouensis genome contains a region encoding:
- a CDS encoding glycoside hydrolase family 3 protein — MDQLAAAVLLPGFHGTTAPDWLLRRVADGLGGVVLFGRNVESDEQVASLCAELRSVRPDVVIGIDEEGGDVTRLDAGRGSEVPGNYALGVADDLDLTRSVAASIGARLARCGISLNLAPSADLVLTLDDPIIGVRAFGSDPVLAARHVAAWVEGLQAVGVAACAKHFPGHGASTEDSHEQLPVLPRTEQQLREVELVPFRAAVNAGVRSIMTGHLVIPEWGNEPVTLNKHAIDLLRTELGFTGAVITDGLDMKAVGGDLAAGAVRALAAGVDAMCLGGMPLDDAEIQYLIDSIVAAVKSGSLPEERLAQAAARSLALGLPPSTVDAHDAEIGLTAARRAVSARGRVSVGTDPVVVDLVVDPSIAVGDVPWGLGPYLSEVLPGTEVVSARDISADEVARVAGSRTIVVVTRDAHRHTSARQLVTNLTNLGLDVVHVETGVPGPDLGSVARIDTHGGSRVSLRAAAELILKGTT; from the coding sequence GTGGATCAGTTGGCCGCTGCCGTTCTGCTGCCCGGGTTCCACGGAACGACCGCCCCCGACTGGTTGCTGCGCCGGGTCGCTGACGGTCTCGGCGGTGTGGTCCTGTTCGGCCGCAACGTGGAGTCCGACGAGCAGGTGGCGTCGCTCTGCGCTGAGCTGCGTTCGGTGCGGCCGGACGTGGTGATCGGCATCGACGAGGAGGGCGGCGACGTCACCCGCCTCGACGCGGGCCGCGGGTCCGAGGTGCCCGGCAACTACGCCCTGGGCGTGGCGGACGACCTCGACCTGACCCGCTCGGTGGCCGCGTCGATCGGCGCGCGCCTGGCCCGTTGTGGCATCTCGTTGAACCTGGCGCCGTCGGCGGACCTGGTGCTGACGCTGGACGACCCGATCATCGGCGTGCGGGCCTTCGGCTCGGACCCGGTGCTCGCCGCGCGGCACGTCGCCGCGTGGGTGGAGGGCCTGCAGGCCGTGGGCGTCGCCGCCTGCGCCAAGCACTTCCCCGGCCACGGTGCGTCCACAGAGGACTCGCACGAGCAGCTGCCGGTGCTGCCGCGCACCGAGCAGCAGCTGCGCGAGGTGGAGCTGGTGCCGTTCCGCGCGGCGGTGAACGCGGGCGTGCGGTCGATCATGACCGGCCACCTCGTGATCCCCGAGTGGGGCAACGAGCCGGTGACGTTGAACAAGCACGCGATCGACCTGCTGCGCACCGAGCTGGGCTTCACCGGCGCGGTGATCACCGACGGCCTGGACATGAAGGCCGTGGGCGGAGACCTGGCAGCCGGTGCCGTGCGCGCCCTGGCCGCCGGTGTCGACGCGATGTGCCTGGGCGGCATGCCGCTCGACGACGCCGAGATCCAGTACCTGATCGACTCGATCGTGGCCGCGGTGAAGTCCGGCTCGTTGCCGGAAGAGCGCCTGGCCCAGGCCGCCGCCCGCTCGCTGGCGCTGGGCCTGCCCCCTTCCACCGTCGACGCGCACGACGCTGAGATCGGTCTCACGGCCGCTCGACGCGCTGTTTCGGCACGTGGCAGGGTTAGTGTCGGTACCGACCCGGTCGTCGTGGACCTGGTGGTGGACCCGTCGATCGCGGTCGGCGACGTCCCGTGGGGCCTCGGCCCGTACCTCTCGGAGGTCCTGCCGGGCACGGAGGTCGTCTCCGCTCGCGACATCTCCGCGGACGAGGTCGCGCGCGTGGCCGGCTCCCGCACGATCGTGGTGGTGACGCGCGACGCCCACCGCCACACCAGCGCTCGACAACTGGTAACAAACTTAACTAATCTGGGCTTGGACGTGGTGCACGTCGAAACGGGCGTGCCTGGTCCTGACCTGGGCAGCGTCGCCCGCATCGACACCCACGGCGGTTCTCGGGTGAGCCTCCGAGCCGCGGCCGAGCTGATCCTGAAAGGCACGACATGA
- a CDS encoding SIS domain-containing protein: MTTPQPGQHMAAEIAAQPSIFSSLYASRSSIAEVAAIIRERAPRFVLFAARGSSDHAAIYAKYLTEILLQLPAGLVSASTTTLYGAEPDLRDVLLVTVSQSGGSPDLLEVTASYRRRGALTVAVTNTPSSPLNAAAELSVDVSAGVEHAVAATKTYSATLLALYLLIDAVRGGNGSAAASLGDLAQVTLDASAPSVDEAVRRYRFVDRVLTTGRGYSYATALEASLKLAETSYLAARAYSGADLLHGPVAAVDGETAVLAITSLGKGGDSLRDALDVVHQRGADVVAVGSASEKVGATLSISIPETAEEVAPVLEILPVQRLAHGLALARGGDPDSPRGLNKVTRTL; the protein is encoded by the coding sequence ATGACCACACCCCAGCCCGGCCAGCACATGGCCGCGGAGATCGCCGCCCAGCCGTCGATCTTCTCGTCTCTGTACGCGTCACGGTCGTCAATCGCTGAGGTGGCGGCCATCATCCGCGAGCGCGCCCCTCGCTTCGTCCTGTTCGCGGCCCGCGGCTCAAGCGACCACGCCGCGATCTACGCGAAGTACCTGACCGAGATCCTCCTGCAGCTCCCGGCAGGCCTCGTCTCCGCCTCCACGACGACCCTGTACGGCGCCGAACCCGACCTCCGCGACGTCCTGCTGGTGACCGTCTCGCAGTCCGGCGGCTCCCCGGACCTCCTGGAGGTCACCGCCTCCTACCGCCGCCGCGGCGCCCTGACCGTCGCGGTGACGAACACACCTTCTTCTCCTCTGAACGCCGCCGCCGAACTCTCGGTGGACGTGTCGGCCGGCGTCGAACACGCGGTCGCCGCCACGAAGACCTACTCGGCGACGCTGCTGGCGCTGTACCTGCTCATCGACGCGGTGCGCGGCGGCAACGGCTCGGCGGCCGCTTCACTTGGTGACCTTGCTCAGGTGACTTTGGACGCCTCGGCACCTTCCGTCGACGAGGCCGTGCGCCGGTACCGCTTCGTCGACCGGGTGCTCACCACCGGCCGCGGCTACTCGTACGCAACGGCCTTGGAAGCTTCTTTGAAGCTGGCCGAGACGTCCTACCTGGCGGCACGCGCTTACTCGGGCGCCGACCTGCTGCACGGCCCGGTCGCCGCCGTGGACGGCGAGACGGCGGTCCTGGCGATCACGTCGTTGGGCAAGGGCGGCGACTCGCTGCGCGACGCTCTCGACGTGGTGCACCAACGCGGCGCCGACGTCGTCGCGGTGGGTTCCGCCTCGGAGAAGGTGGGCGCGACGCTGTCGATCTCCATCCCGGAAACCGCTGAGGAGGTGGCGCCGGTGCTGGAAATCCTGCCGGTGCAGCGGCTGGCGCACGGGTTGGCGCTGGCCCGGGGCGGCGACCCGGACAGCCCTCGGGGCCTGAACAAGGTGACGCGCACGCTGTAG
- the nagA gene encoding N-acetylglucosamine-6-phosphate deacetylase codes for MDAVVAAPRALLGRTIVGPASVRIRDGRIVEVTTGEAPPGAEVLSDGLLTPGLVDVQVNGAVGVDFAEVDAAGMRSVAAALPATGVTRFLPTLITAPVDVVIRQARAVLAASAALPDGVGARPLGVHLEGPFLSPKRAGVHDPSFMVEPGPDQIDALLNDDTLRRALRMVTLAPEQPGGFEAIRRLVEAGVLVAVGHSDATGEQTREAADAGARMVTHLFNAQRPLGHREPGVPGVALVDDRFTLGLIADLAHVGPDVCRLVFNAAGARVALVTDAVAAAGMPPGRYQLGGADVLLTEDGVPRSPEGTIAGSALTLDRAVRNIVSVGVPAADALAAATIVPAEVIGESGLGRLAPGAVADLVWWDDELRPKKVWVDGEVVFDADGVGEPVAPVAAGYATAGQ; via the coding sequence TTGGACGCCGTTGTCGCAGCACCGCGCGCACTGCTCGGTCGCACGATCGTCGGTCCTGCCTCGGTGCGGATCAGAGACGGCCGCATCGTCGAGGTGACCACCGGTGAAGCACCACCCGGCGCGGAGGTCCTGTCCGACGGCCTGCTCACGCCGGGACTGGTCGACGTGCAGGTGAACGGCGCCGTCGGCGTCGACTTCGCCGAGGTGGACGCCGCCGGCATGCGCTCAGTCGCAGCAGCCCTACCGGCCACGGGGGTGACCCGCTTCCTGCCCACGTTGATCACCGCACCGGTCGACGTGGTCATCCGCCAGGCCAGAGCCGTGCTGGCCGCCTCGGCCGCACTGCCCGACGGGGTGGGCGCCCGCCCCCTCGGCGTGCACCTCGAGGGCCCGTTCCTGTCGCCTAAACGCGCAGGTGTGCACGACCCGTCGTTCATGGTCGAGCCTGGTCCAGACCAGATCGACGCGCTGCTGAACGACGACACCCTGCGCCGGGCTCTGCGCATGGTGACCCTGGCCCCCGAACAGCCCGGCGGCTTCGAGGCGATCCGCCGCCTGGTGGAGGCCGGTGTCCTGGTGGCCGTGGGCCACTCCGACGCCACCGGTGAGCAGACCCGTGAGGCCGCCGACGCCGGCGCGCGCATGGTGACGCACCTGTTCAACGCCCAGCGCCCGTTGGGCCATCGCGAACCCGGCGTTCCGGGTGTGGCTTTGGTCGACGACCGCTTCACGTTGGGGCTCATCGCGGACCTGGCCCACGTGGGGCCGGACGTGTGCCGCCTCGTGTTCAACGCGGCCGGTGCGCGGGTGGCGCTGGTGACGGACGCGGTTGCCGCGGCCGGGATGCCGCCGGGGAGGTATCAGCTGGGTGGGGCGGATGTGCTGCTCACCGAGGACGGCGTGCCGCGTTCCCCTGAGGGCACGATTGCCGGGTCGGCGCTGACGCTGGACCGGGCCGTGCGCAACATCGTGTCGGTGGGTGTGCCCGCGGCGGATGCGTTGGCGGCGGCGACGATCGTGCCCGCCGAGGTGATCGGGGAGTCCGGGCTTGGGCGGTTGGCGCCTGGGGCGGTGGCGGATCTCGTGTGGTGGGACGACGAACTGCGGCCCAAGAAGGTTTGGGTTGATGGGGAGGTCGTTTTTGATGCTGATGGTGTGGGGGAGCCGGTGGCGCCTGTTGCGGCGGGGTATGCGACTGCTGGGCAGTAG
- a CDS encoding FadR/GntR family transcriptional regulator, translated as MAVTDDAILRVKEMIVSGELKPGDRLPREADLAERLGLSRNSLREAVKALSLVRVLDVRQGDGTYVSSLRADDLLGALSFVLDLHRGEDSVLEVLQVRRILEPAAAAMAAQRIDLDEVLKLRALCDAAEQAKSVEELVEHDLEFHRAIAQCSGNAYLAQLLDTLAGPTVRVRIWRGITQSNAVDRTVAEHRAIVDALAAHQPELARSWSTVHVAGVEQWLSDLA; from the coding sequence GTGGCAGTCACTGACGATGCGATTCTGCGCGTCAAGGAGATGATCGTTTCCGGCGAGCTGAAGCCGGGCGACCGTCTCCCGCGGGAGGCTGACCTGGCCGAACGCCTCGGCCTCTCGCGCAACTCCCTGCGCGAGGCCGTGAAGGCGCTGTCGCTCGTCCGGGTGCTCGACGTCCGCCAGGGCGACGGCACCTACGTCTCCAGCCTCCGCGCGGACGACCTGCTGGGCGCGCTCTCGTTCGTCCTCGACCTGCACCGCGGCGAAGATTCGGTGCTGGAGGTCCTCCAGGTCCGCCGCATCCTCGAACCGGCCGCCGCCGCGATGGCCGCCCAGCGCATCGACCTGGACGAGGTCCTCAAGCTCAGGGCCCTCTGCGACGCCGCCGAACAGGCCAAGTCGGTCGAGGAGCTCGTCGAGCACGACCTCGAGTTCCACCGCGCCATCGCCCAGTGCTCGGGCAACGCCTACCTCGCCCAGCTCCTCGACACGCTGGCCGGCCCCACGGTCAGGGTCCGCATCTGGCGCGGCATCACCCAGTCGAACGCCGTCGACCGCACGGTCGCCGAACACCGCGCCATCGTGGACGCGCTCGCGGCCCACCAACCGGAGCTCGCGCGCAGCTGGTCGACGGTGCACGTGGCGGGCGTCGAGCAGTGGCTGTCGGACCTGGCCTGA
- a CDS encoding LysR family transcriptional regulator translates to MLDVRRLRLLHALSVHGTVTAAAEALHVTSPAVSQQLAALEREAGVALVERDGRRLSLTRAGHVLAAHTQLVLDQLAAAEADLASLRTSVSGVVRIGAFVSVAALLPRVIQVLRSAHGSDVDLFVHEMEPETSLPALRRGDIDIAVIHSYNIMPRSLPASCESHEMFVEPVNVALPLSDPLVQQDSVDLSLLSDRPWIMPRTDASCHELTQRACGAAGFVPRAQAYCDDFGVMCGLVEAGLGVALVPSVARRPGVALRPLKQQVFRTVSAVVRNRADGQPAVRVVLEQLRQV, encoded by the coding sequence GTGTTGGACGTCCGCCGCCTCCGGCTGCTGCACGCTCTGTCGGTCCACGGCACGGTCACCGCCGCCGCGGAGGCCCTGCACGTGACTTCTCCCGCCGTGTCCCAGCAGCTGGCCGCCCTGGAACGCGAGGCCGGCGTCGCGCTGGTCGAACGCGATGGCCGCCGGTTGTCGCTGACCCGCGCCGGTCACGTTTTGGCTGCACACACGCAGCTCGTTCTGGACCAGCTGGCGGCGGCTGAAGCTGATCTGGCTTCTTTGCGGACGTCGGTGTCCGGTGTCGTGCGCATCGGTGCTTTCGTCTCGGTCGCCGCGTTGCTGCCGCGCGTGATCCAGGTGCTGCGGTCGGCGCACGGGTCCGATGTGGACCTCTTCGTGCACGAGATGGAACCCGAGACGTCGCTGCCTGCGTTGCGGCGCGGGGACATCGACATCGCGGTGATCCACTCGTACAACATCATGCCGCGCTCGTTGCCCGCTTCCTGCGAGTCGCACGAGATGTTCGTAGAGCCGGTGAACGTTGCCTTGCCGCTGTCGGATCCGTTGGTGCAACAGGATTCGGTGGACCTGAGCTTGTTGTCCGACCGGCCTTGGATCATGCCGCGGACCGACGCCTCGTGCCACGAGCTGACGCAGCGGGCTTGTGGGGCGGCGGGGTTCGTGCCGCGCGCGCAGGCTTATTGCGATGACTTCGGGGTCATGTGCGGGTTGGTCGAGGCCGGGCTCGGGGTGGCGTTGGTGCCGTCCGTGGCGCGTCGTCCGGGGGTGGCTCTGCGGCCGTTGAAGCAGCAGGTTTTTCGGACGGTTTCGGCGGTGGTGCGGAACCGGGCGGATGGGCAGCCGGCGGTGCGGGTGGTGCTGGAACAGCTACGCCAGGTCTGA
- the dapA gene encoding 4-hydroxy-tetrahydrodipicolinate synthase gives MFGRVLVAMVTPFTPDGDLDLKGAQELAAHLVDKGGADGLVVNGTTGEAPTTTDAEKALVIKAVKQAVGHRTQILAGVGTNSTRHTIELARQAEQSGADGLLVVTPYYSKPTQEGIHNHFRSVANASGLPALLYDIPGRTAAAIDTETLLRLAEHPRIVGVKDCKVDLLASAKVIAETGLDYYSGNDELILPMYSIGGVGTVSTVGHVVGNEIKAMLDAYDEGDNKEALRRHQALIPVITAIMTREPGAVAVKAALNLLGLPAGPVREPLAEATPQLINELKALFD, from the coding sequence ATGTTCGGACGAGTGCTGGTAGCGATGGTCACCCCGTTCACCCCCGACGGTGACCTGGACCTCAAGGGTGCGCAGGAGCTGGCGGCGCACCTCGTCGACAAGGGTGGGGCCGACGGGCTGGTCGTCAACGGCACGACCGGTGAGGCGCCGACCACCACGGACGCGGAGAAGGCGCTGGTCATCAAGGCCGTGAAGCAAGCGGTCGGGCACAGGACCCAGATCCTCGCGGGCGTTGGAACCAACTCCACGCGCCACACGATCGAGCTCGCCCGCCAAGCCGAGCAGAGCGGTGCGGACGGGCTGCTCGTGGTGACGCCGTACTACAGCAAGCCGACGCAGGAAGGCATCCACAACCACTTCCGGAGCGTGGCCAACGCGTCCGGGCTGCCCGCGTTGCTCTACGACATCCCCGGTCGCACGGCCGCGGCGATCGACACCGAGACGTTGCTCCGGCTCGCCGAGCACCCGCGGATCGTCGGGGTGAAGGACTGCAAGGTCGACCTGCTGGCCAGCGCGAAGGTCATCGCCGAGACCGGGCTGGACTACTACTCCGGCAACGACGAGCTGATCCTGCCGATGTACTCGATCGGTGGCGTCGGGACGGTGAGCACGGTCGGGCACGTGGTGGGCAACGAGATCAAGGCGATGCTCGACGCCTACGACGAGGGTGACAACAAGGAGGCGCTGCGCAGGCACCAGGCGCTCATCCCGGTGATCACGGCGATCATGACGCGGGAGCCGGGTGCGGTGGCGGTCAAGGCGGCGCTGAACCTGCTCGGGTTGCCGGCGGGGCCGGTGCGCGAGCCGCTCGCGGAGGCCACGCCGCAGCTGATCAACGAGCTGAAGGCGCTCTTCGACTAG
- a CDS encoding TetR/AcrR family transcriptional regulator: MPRWKPDAVERLHTAALELFDEQGFERTTVAEIAQRAGLTPRSFFNHFADKREVLFGLSAELQRELVREIEEGDDTTPPLDAVVRAMGVVADKMFESRRALVTRRLAVVAANPELQERELGKNAALTDAIAAALQDRGCTPDTALLAAGAAMLAQQAAFRTWAQPGETRPLRDLLPAALHALRATVTS; the protein is encoded by the coding sequence ATGCCGCGATGGAAACCGGACGCAGTCGAGCGCCTGCACACCGCCGCGTTGGAACTGTTCGACGAGCAGGGTTTCGAGCGCACGACGGTCGCCGAGATCGCCCAGCGGGCAGGGCTCACCCCGCGGTCGTTCTTCAACCACTTCGCGGACAAGCGCGAGGTGCTGTTCGGGCTGAGCGCGGAGCTGCAGCGAGAACTCGTCCGCGAGATCGAGGAAGGCGATGACACCACGCCACCGCTCGACGCCGTCGTGCGCGCGATGGGGGTCGTCGCGGACAAGATGTTCGAAAGCCGCCGTGCCTTGGTGACGCGCCGCTTGGCCGTCGTCGCCGCCAACCCGGAGCTGCAGGAACGCGAGCTCGGCAAGAACGCGGCCCTCACCGATGCCATCGCGGCCGCGCTCCAGGACCGGGGCTGCACCCCGGACACCGCACTGCTCGCCGCCGGCGCCGCCATGCTCGCGCAGCAGGCGGCGTTCCGGACGTGGGCGCAGCCGGGCGAGACCCGACCCCTGCGCGACCTGCTGCCGGCCGCGCTGCACGCGTTGCGCGCGACCGTCACTTCCTAG
- a CDS encoding cupin domain-containing protein yields the protein MVAVTIVRPGEGELIANGPSQIRILEDGSNTDHRLGIGEVVVPPHTPGPPQHRHAQHDEGFYVLSGTVRFTIGQDHHDVGAGTWVLVPPGAPHTFANPGDDPAVMLTTFTPDLYVQYFRDLKAMVESGQPMTRETMAPIWRNYATEPSTEFAP from the coding sequence ATGGTCGCTGTCACGATCGTCCGTCCCGGCGAGGGCGAGCTCATCGCCAACGGTCCGTCCCAGATCCGCATCCTCGAGGACGGCAGCAACACCGATCACCGCCTGGGCATCGGCGAGGTCGTCGTCCCGCCGCACACGCCAGGGCCTCCGCAACACCGCCACGCCCAGCACGACGAGGGCTTCTACGTGCTCTCCGGCACCGTGCGTTTCACGATCGGGCAGGACCACCACGACGTCGGTGCCGGCACGTGGGTGCTGGTCCCTCCTGGCGCGCCGCACACGTTCGCGAACCCCGGCGACGACCCGGCGGTCATGCTGACCACCTTCACGCCGGACCTGTACGTGCAGTACTTCCGCGACCTCAAGGCCATGGTCGAGTCCGGGCAGCCCATGACGCGGGAGACCATGGCGCCGATCTGGCGGAACTACGCCACCGAACCGTCCACCGAGTTCGCGCCCTGA
- a CDS encoding amidohydrolase family protein, giving the protein MIVDAHHHLWDLSARDQDWITDPPMGVIRRSFLEPDFVSVAGEVSASVLVQTVCVPEETPELLAVAASSDVVSAVVGWTDLTAASVADAVAELQGGADGSWLRGIRHQVQGEPDPEWLCRKDVRRGLAAVGAAGLVYELLTLPVQLPAARRTVAALGNAPFVVDHCSKPAIRSGMGEWAELIRSLAAHENVTCKLSGLVTEADWKSWDVASLRPYFEVVLDAFGADRLMFGSDWPVCLLAATYDEWLSAARELVEELSPDEQAAIFSGTARRVYGL; this is encoded by the coding sequence GTGATCGTCGACGCCCACCACCACCTGTGGGACCTGTCCGCGCGGGACCAGGACTGGATCACCGACCCGCCGATGGGCGTGATCAGGCGGTCGTTCCTGGAGCCGGACTTCGTCTCGGTGGCGGGGGAGGTCTCGGCCTCGGTGCTGGTGCAGACGGTCTGCGTGCCCGAGGAGACGCCGGAGCTCCTGGCCGTGGCGGCGTCTTCGGACGTCGTCTCGGCGGTGGTGGGGTGGACCGACCTGACGGCCGCCTCCGTCGCTGACGCGGTGGCCGAACTGCAGGGCGGTGCCGACGGCTCCTGGCTGCGCGGGATCCGGCACCAGGTGCAGGGCGAGCCGGACCCGGAGTGGTTGTGCCGCAAGGACGTCCGGCGCGGCTTGGCGGCCGTTGGCGCCGCCGGGCTGGTGTACGAGCTGCTGACGTTGCCGGTGCAGCTGCCGGCCGCGCGCCGGACCGTGGCGGCGCTGGGCAACGCGCCGTTCGTGGTGGACCACTGCTCGAAGCCCGCCATCAGGTCCGGCATGGGGGAGTGGGCGGAGCTGATCCGTTCGCTGGCGGCGCACGAGAACGTGACGTGCAAGCTCTCCGGCCTGGTCACCGAGGCCGACTGGAAGTCGTGGGACGTTGCTTCGCTGCGGCCGTACTTCGAGGTGGTGCTGGACGCGTTCGGTGCCGACCGCCTGATGTTCGGCTCGGACTGGCCGGTGTGCCTGCTGGCCGCCACCTACGACGAGTGGCTTTCCGCCGCCCGTGAGCTGGTCGAGGAGCTGTCACCCGACGAGCAGGCCGCGATCTTCTCGGGCACCGCTCGCCGGGTGTACGGGCTCTAG
- a CDS encoding aldo/keto reductase — MKVPVSRLGFGAAPIGNLFREVSDAEAFGAVEAAWQTGVRYFDTAPHYGLGLSERRLGVALSGRPRAEYVLSTKVGRVLEPSDGVGMDDEGFVVPRHFRRIRDYSADGVKRSIESSLKRLGTDRVEIVYIHDPDDHWASAAGEAYPALEKLRSQGVVGAIGVGMNQWEMPERFVRETDIDVVMLAGRYTLLEQPALVSFLPLCVERGVSVVACGVFNSGLLSKPVVAADAKYNYEEAPSSLVDRARAIAAVCERHGVTLPEAAIQFALGHPAVVSVVIGSRTAEQMTANAAYFATEIPADLWNELKALNLVDPEVPTP, encoded by the coding sequence GTGAAGGTGCCCGTTTCCCGGCTCGGCTTCGGTGCCGCGCCGATCGGCAACCTCTTCCGGGAGGTGTCCGACGCCGAGGCCTTCGGCGCGGTCGAGGCCGCCTGGCAGACCGGTGTCCGGTACTTCGACACCGCGCCGCACTACGGCCTCGGCCTGTCGGAGCGGCGGCTGGGTGTGGCGCTGTCCGGTCGGCCGCGCGCCGAGTACGTGCTCTCCACGAAGGTCGGGCGGGTGCTGGAGCCGTCCGACGGCGTGGGGATGGACGACGAGGGTTTTGTGGTGCCGCGCCACTTCCGGCGGATCCGCGACTACTCGGCCGACGGGGTCAAGCGGTCCATCGAGTCCTCTTTGAAGCGACTGGGCACGGACCGGGTGGAGATCGTCTACATCCACGACCCGGACGACCACTGGGCCTCCGCCGCGGGTGAGGCCTACCCGGCGTTGGAGAAACTGCGGTCGCAGGGTGTCGTCGGCGCCATCGGCGTCGGGATGAACCAGTGGGAGATGCCGGAGCGGTTCGTCCGCGAGACCGACATCGACGTGGTGATGCTGGCCGGCCGGTACACGTTGCTGGAGCAGCCCGCGCTGGTCTCGTTCCTGCCCCTGTGCGTCGAACGCGGTGTTTCGGTGGTGGCGTGCGGTGTGTTCAACTCCGGCCTGCTGTCGAAACCGGTCGTGGCCGCCGATGCGAAGTACAACTACGAGGAAGCTCCTTCGTCGCTGGTGGATCGTGCTCGTGCGATCGCCGCGGTCTGTGAGCGGCACGGGGTGACGCTGCCCGAGGCGGCGATCCAGTTCGCCTTGGGCCACCCCGCGGTCGTGTCGGTGGTGATCGGCTCGCGGACGGCGGAGCAGATGACCGCCAACGCCGCGTACTTCGCCACCGAGATCCCCGCCGACCTGTGGAACGAGCTGAAGGCGCTGAACCTGGTCGACCCGGAGGTGCCGACGCCGTGA
- a CDS encoding ABC transporter permease, whose translation MTKAITPPAAATAPPEKQKFRLARYQDLALVPVIILLLVIGAVLSPIFLTPANLIAVLTQQSELSLLVLGQAMILIVGKMDLSLESTVGLAPALAVALIIPSAAGGLDVGLAAWLALPLCLLIGVVIGGLNGFLILKVGLSGFMVTLGMLTMLRGLQLAITEGKSLIDVPESFLYLGSATWLGLPAAVWICIVCYAAGIFVLKYLRAGRSLYAIGGNSEAARAAGIRVDRVVWTVLVIGSVLAVVAGILMTGRLGSVAATQGEGMIFQVFAAAVIGGISLQGGKGTLFGALSGVLMLGLVEQILRLQGVSGFYIQASYGAVIILALVVTRFATGQKQE comes from the coding sequence ATGACCAAGGCCATCACTCCGCCGGCCGCGGCGACCGCGCCGCCGGAGAAGCAGAAGTTCCGGCTGGCGCGCTACCAGGACCTCGCGCTGGTCCCGGTGATCATCCTGTTGCTCGTCATCGGGGCGGTCCTGTCGCCGATCTTCCTCACGCCGGCCAACCTGATCGCGGTGCTGACCCAGCAGAGCGAGCTGTCGCTGCTGGTGCTGGGCCAGGCGATGATCCTGATCGTCGGCAAGATGGACCTGTCGCTCGAGTCGACGGTCGGTCTCGCGCCCGCGCTGGCGGTCGCGTTGATCATCCCGTCGGCGGCCGGTGGGCTCGACGTCGGTCTCGCGGCGTGGCTCGCGTTGCCGTTGTGCCTGCTGATCGGGGTGGTGATCGGTGGCCTGAACGGGTTCCTGATCCTGAAGGTCGGCCTGTCCGGGTTCATGGTGACCCTGGGCATGCTGACCATGCTGCGCGGTCTGCAGCTCGCGATCACCGAGGGCAAGTCGCTCATCGACGTGCCGGAGTCGTTCCTGTACCTGGGTTCCGCGACCTGGCTCGGGCTGCCGGCGGCGGTGTGGATCTGCATCGTCTGCTACGCCGCAGGCATCTTCGTGCTGAAGTACCTGCGCGCTGGCCGGTCGCTGTACGCGATCGGCGGCAACTCCGAGGCCGCGCGGGCGGCGGGCATCCGGGTCGACCGGGTGGTGTGGACCGTGCTGGTCATCGGCTCGGTGCTGGCGGTGGTCGCGGGCATCCTGATGACCGGGCGGCTCGGCTCCGTCGCCGCGACCCAGGGCGAGGGCATGATCTTCCAGGTCTTCGCGGCCGCGGTGATCGGCGGCATCTCGCTGCAGGGCGGCAAGGGCACGCTCTTCGGTGCGCTGTCCGGCGTGCTGATGCTGGGGCTCGTGGAGCAGATCCTGCGGCTGCAGGGCGTGTCCGGCTTCTACATCCAGGCGTCGTACGGTGCGGTGATCATCCTGGCGTTGGTCGTGACCCGGTTCGCCACGGGCCAGAAGCAGGAGTGA